One window of the Misgurnus anguillicaudatus chromosome 8, ASM2758022v2, whole genome shotgun sequence genome contains the following:
- the fam117ba gene encoding protein FAM117B, producing MRDKATQTPRAWVDERRRGSHKRSASCGSTDQLKEIAKLRQQLQRSKRSSRHRRDKDRKSPFNGNHAIIQSQSQMPKTILIPISISKSTPPRFRNSIEGLNQEIERIIIRDTVERDEIIIPQDVPDGHRAPPPIPQRSSSTRSIDTQTPSNGGLGSNRSNSSSRADSVSPSYLSILNDTFGNSPLPNDDTLNERELGPWSPLPKYASSPKPNNSYMFKREPPEGCERIKAFEENQPKPLHEIPPYLCPDRNKVNFIPKSGSAFCLVSILKPLLPTQELNFRSGMAYRSISPSLMPLSGVGVRSLSPSMGSVLSHGRQSPCLPRHIEEPEG from the exons ATGAGGGACAAGGCAACCCAG ACCCCTAGGGCCTGGGTAGATGAGCGGAGGAGAGGCTCTCATAAGCGATCGGCTTCGTGCGGTAGCACCGATCAGCTTAAAGAG ATTGCAAAATTGCGACAGCAGCTCCAGCGCAGCAAACGCAGCAGCCGTCATCGCCGTGACAAAGACCGCAAGTCACCCTTTAATGGCAACCATGCTATCATCCAATCACAG TCTCAGATGCCTAAAACCATCCTGATCCCGATCTCAATCTCCAAATCCACACCTCCCAGATTTCGCAACAGCATTGAAGGCCTCAACCAAGAGATCGAACGCATCATCATACGGGACACGGTCGAACGGGATGAAATCATAATA CCACAGGATGTTCCTGATGGGCACCGAGCCCCCCCTCCCATCCCCCAGCGCAGCAGCAGCACCCGCAGCATCGACACGCAGACGCCCTCCAACGGTGGGCTTGGCAGTAACCGTAGCAACAGCAGCAGCCGAGCTGACTCAGTCTCACCCTCGTACCTTAGCATCCTCAATGACACATTTGGAAACAGTCCTCTCCCAAATGATGACACACTTAATGAAAGAG AACTTGGACCTTGGTCTCCTCTTCCCAAATATGCTTCATCGCCGAAGCCCAACAACAGCTACATGTTCAAACGTGAGCCACCTGAAGGCTGCGAGAGGATTAAAGCCTTTGAGGAAAACCA GCCAAAACCTCTCCACGAGATCCCCCCATATCTCTGCCCAGACAGGAACAAGGTGAACTTCATTCCCAAAAGCGGCTCCGCATTCTGCCTGGTGAGCATCTTAAAGCCCTTGCTGCCCACCCAGGAGCTGAACTTCCGTAGTGGGATGGCATATCGCAGTATCTCCCCCTCCCTGATGCCTCTGAGTGGGGTCGGGGTGAGGAGTCTATCCCCCTCCATGGGAAGCGTCCTCTCCCACGGACGTCAGTCGCCATGTCTTCCGCGACACATTGAGGAGCCAGAGGGTTAA
- the ical1 gene encoding islet cell autoantigen 1-like isoform X2 — MDSYGFSSDMFSGRAVLGEDSSVMARMQKKFWKTKQVLIKATGKKEDEHVVASDADLDAKLEFFRSVQRTCTELLKMIEKYQQRITHLSLEENELGLFLRFQAEHDKTKAGSMMDATSKALCCSAKQRLALCTPLHRMEQEVETFRRRAIADTLLTVSRMEKARTEYRGALLWMKDVSQELDPDTYKQLEKFRKVQAQVRGTKVQFDKLKNDVCQKVDMLGASRCNMLSHSLCTYQTILLQYWEKTAHVMSDIHEAFKGYVPYQFTTLKELRDPLDLIASEQPAEDSKDKDKKTHPDNLVSLEDEKQDESSKTVSTHAVDGQSRGSNSSLCASLDSGRDLLSDAFYSGEVKEEEGERGDLTFLQDLLSPGAAGGASEFSKAWQDAFGCFEAPSGPVEPASPQTGTANTPTGFLPSQLLDQSLSTTGWATPPMFQTPPLQTPSTGGQAQHIQSSPNSSVNDPKGSSRDMSAWFNLFADLDPLSNPDAIGRSDEEILNA; from the exons ATGGACAGCTATGG GTTCTCCAGTGATATGTTCAGTGGCAGAGCTGTGCTGGGGGAGGACAGCTCGGTCATGGCTCGAATGCAGAAGAAGTTCTGGAAAACCAAGCAGGTGCTGATCAAGGCCACAGGAAAGAAAGAAGATGAACACGTGGTGGCGTCTGACGCAGACCTTGATGCCAAATTGGAG TTTTTCCGTTCTGTCCAGCGCACTTGCACAGAACTTCTGAAAATGATTGAGAAATACCAGCAAAGGATCACAC ATCTTTCTCTGGAGGAAAACGAGCTCGGGCTATTCCTGCGCTTCCAGGCAGAACATGATAAAACAAAAGCAGGCAGTATGATGGATGCCACTAGTAAGGCCCTATGTTGCAGTGCCAAGCAAAG ACTGGCCCTGTGTACTCCTCTCCATCGAATGGAACAGGAAGTGGAAACGTTCCGGAGGAGAGCTATCGCTGACACTCTGCTGACAGTGAGCCGGATGGAGAAAGCTCGGACCGAGTACCGTGGAGCTTTACTCTGGATGAAGGATGTCTCACAAGAACTGGACCCAGATACTTACAAACAACTGGAGAAATTTCGCAAG GTTCAGGCTCAGGTGAGAGGAACAAAAGTACAGTTTGATAAGCTGAAAAATGATGTGTGCCAGAAAGTGGATATGCTGGGAGCCAGTCGCTGCAACATGCTTTCACATTCCTTATGCACTTACCAG aCAATCCTTCTACAATACTGGGAGAAGACCGCGCATGTGATGTCTGACATTCATGAGGCCTTCAAAGGATATGTACCCTACCAGTTTACCACCCTcaaa GAGCTGAGGGACCCACTGGACCTGATTGCTTCAGAACAGCCAGCAGAGGACAGCAAAGATAAGGACAAAAAGACACATCCAGACAA TCTTGTCTCCCTTGAAGATGAAAAACAAGATGAATCATCTAAGACCG TTTCTACTCATGCTGTGGATGGACAGAGCCGAGGGTCTAACAGTTCATTGTGTGCCAGTCTGGATTCTG GTAGAGACCTGCTGTCTGATGCTTTTTACTCTGGAGAGGTGAAGGAAGAGGAAGGAGAGCGAGGTGATCTGACATTCCTGCAGGATCTGTTGAGTCCTGGGGCTGCGGGTGGCGCTAGTGAGTTCAGTAAGGCGTGGCAGGATGCTTTTGGCTGTTTTGAGGCTCCATCTGGTCCTGTTGAGCCCGCTTCACCGCAAACAGGAACTGCAAACACACCCACTGGATTCCTGCCATCTCAACTCCTGGACCAGAGCCTTAGCACCACAG GTTGGGCAACACCACCTATGTTTCAGACCCCACCACTTCAAACACCATCTACTGGAGGACAAGCTCAGCACATTCAGAGTAGCCCAAACTCTTCGGTCAATG ACCCAAAGGGAAGCTCCAGGGATATGTCTGCCTGGTTCAACCTCTTTGCAGATCTGGACCCTTTGTCCAACCCTGACGCTATTGGACGAAGCGATGAGGAGATCCTTAATGCCTGA
- the ical1 gene encoding islet cell autoantigen 1-like isoform X1 translates to MDSYGFSSDMFSGRAVLGEDSSVMARMQKKFWKTKQVLIKATGKKEDEHVVASDADLDAKLEFFRSVQRTCTELLKMIEKYQQRITHLSLEENELGLFLRFQAEHDKTKAGSMMDATSKALCCSAKQRLALCTPLHRMEQEVETFRRRAIADTLLTVSRMEKARTEYRGALLWMKDVSQELDPDTYKQLEKFRKVQAQVRGTKVQFDKLKNDVCQKVDMLGASRCNMLSHSLCTYQTILLQYWEKTAHVMSDIHEAFKGYVPYQFTTLKELRDPLDLIASEQPAEDSKDKDKKTHPDNLVSLEDEKQDESSKTVSTHAVDGQSRGSNSSLCASLDSALNEQLGPISEFSRGDDLLLMNPDPASLMTPTLNPALPAMQPQIPQEATAPSVVQWGLSTSHEGEQEGLPRTLTPQIGRDLLSDAFYSGEVKEEEGERGDLTFLQDLLSPGAAGGASEFSKAWQDAFGCFEAPSGPVEPASPQTGTANTPTGFLPSQLLDQSLSTTGWATPPMFQTPPLQTPSTGGQAQHIQSSPNSSVNDPKGSSRDMSAWFNLFADLDPLSNPDAIGRSDEEILNA, encoded by the exons ATGGACAGCTATGG GTTCTCCAGTGATATGTTCAGTGGCAGAGCTGTGCTGGGGGAGGACAGCTCGGTCATGGCTCGAATGCAGAAGAAGTTCTGGAAAACCAAGCAGGTGCTGATCAAGGCCACAGGAAAGAAAGAAGATGAACACGTGGTGGCGTCTGACGCAGACCTTGATGCCAAATTGGAG TTTTTCCGTTCTGTCCAGCGCACTTGCACAGAACTTCTGAAAATGATTGAGAAATACCAGCAAAGGATCACAC ATCTTTCTCTGGAGGAAAACGAGCTCGGGCTATTCCTGCGCTTCCAGGCAGAACATGATAAAACAAAAGCAGGCAGTATGATGGATGCCACTAGTAAGGCCCTATGTTGCAGTGCCAAGCAAAG ACTGGCCCTGTGTACTCCTCTCCATCGAATGGAACAGGAAGTGGAAACGTTCCGGAGGAGAGCTATCGCTGACACTCTGCTGACAGTGAGCCGGATGGAGAAAGCTCGGACCGAGTACCGTGGAGCTTTACTCTGGATGAAGGATGTCTCACAAGAACTGGACCCAGATACTTACAAACAACTGGAGAAATTTCGCAAG GTTCAGGCTCAGGTGAGAGGAACAAAAGTACAGTTTGATAAGCTGAAAAATGATGTGTGCCAGAAAGTGGATATGCTGGGAGCCAGTCGCTGCAACATGCTTTCACATTCCTTATGCACTTACCAG aCAATCCTTCTACAATACTGGGAGAAGACCGCGCATGTGATGTCTGACATTCATGAGGCCTTCAAAGGATATGTACCCTACCAGTTTACCACCCTcaaa GAGCTGAGGGACCCACTGGACCTGATTGCTTCAGAACAGCCAGCAGAGGACAGCAAAGATAAGGACAAAAAGACACATCCAGACAA TCTTGTCTCCCTTGAAGATGAAAAACAAGATGAATCATCTAAGACCG TTTCTACTCATGCTGTGGATGGACAGAGCCGAGGGTCTAACAGTTCATTGTGTGCCAGTCTGGATTCTG CTTTGAACGAACAGTTAGGTCCCATCAGTGAATTTAGCAGAGGCGATGACCTGCTTTTAATGAACCCTGACCCTGCATCGTTAATGACCCCGACCCTGAACCCAGCCTTACCTGCTATGCAACCCCAAATACCACAGGAGGCCACGGCGCCCTCTGTTGTTCAGTGGGGTTTAAGCACCTCACATGAGGGAGAACAGGAAGGTTTACCCAGAACTCTAACACCTCAAATAG GTAGAGACCTGCTGTCTGATGCTTTTTACTCTGGAGAGGTGAAGGAAGAGGAAGGAGAGCGAGGTGATCTGACATTCCTGCAGGATCTGTTGAGTCCTGGGGCTGCGGGTGGCGCTAGTGAGTTCAGTAAGGCGTGGCAGGATGCTTTTGGCTGTTTTGAGGCTCCATCTGGTCCTGTTGAGCCCGCTTCACCGCAAACAGGAACTGCAAACACACCCACTGGATTCCTGCCATCTCAACTCCTGGACCAGAGCCTTAGCACCACAG GTTGGGCAACACCACCTATGTTTCAGACCCCACCACTTCAAACACCATCTACTGGAGGACAAGCTCAGCACATTCAGAGTAGCCCAAACTCTTCGGTCAATG ACCCAAAGGGAAGCTCCAGGGATATGTCTGCCTGGTTCAACCTCTTTGCAGATCTGGACCCTTTGTCCAACCCTGACGCTATTGGACGAAGCGATGAGGAGATCCTTAATGCCTGA